Proteins from a single region of Ziziphus jujuba cultivar Dongzao chromosome 1, ASM3175591v1:
- the LOC107406266 gene encoding endoglucanase 5, which produces MMKSFEFTPFPVFLAILLVGSLYLEAATATAFDYGEALDKSLVFFEAQRSGKLPLGLQRVKWRGDSGLKDGFSQGVDLVGGYYDAGDHVKFGLPMAFSVTMLSWGVIEFREEIKDLNQMGHTLWAIRWGTDYFMKAHTQPNVLWGQVGDGDSDHYCWERAEDMTTPRTAYKLDENHPGSDLAGETAAALAASSIAFKPYNSSYSNLLLVHAKQLFSFADTFRGLYDNSISCAKQFYTSSGYSDELLWAAAWLYRATNDEYYLKYVVDNAVYMGGTGWAVKEFSWDNKYAGVQILLSKILLDGQGGAHTTILKQYQAKADYFACACLQKNGGYNIYKTPGGLMYVRQWNNMQYASAAAFLLAVYSDYLKAANSQLACPDGQIQPQDLLNFAQSQADYILGKNPKSMSYLVGYGPRYPTRVHHRGASIASVYVLHSMVGCTQGFEKWYHRSEGDPNVIYGALVGGPDKNDEFNDDRSNYEQTEPTISACAPLVGLFSKLQSINGLPAGPYHKEPPVSHQTSPSSYHHEILAPSTTPPAENKALEFLHSITSTWSRGETTYYRHKVIIKNTSKKPITDLKLVIENLTGPLWGLSPTQEKHTYELPKWLKVLNPGSTCTFVYVQGGPQAIVNILSYH; this is translated from the exons ATGATGAAGAGCTTCGAGTTTACACCATTTCCTGTCTTCCTCGCAATATTGCTAGTCGGTTCTCTTTATCTTGAGGCAGCCACCGCAACAGCCTTCGATTATGGCGAGGCTCTGGATAAGAGCTTGGTGTTTTTCGAAGCACAAAGGTCGGGTAAACTTCCATTAGGCCTTCAGCGAGTCAAATGGCGCGGCGATTCGGGGCTCAAAGACGGATTTTCTCAAGGA GTGGACTTGGTTGGAGGGTATTATGATGCAGGGGATCATGTGAAATTTGGTCTGCCAATGGCATTCAGTGTGACAATGCTTTCATGGGGAGTTATTGAATTCAGGGAGGAGATCAAAGATTTAAACCAAATGGGACATACCTTATGGGCCATTAGATGGGGCACTGACTACTTCATGAAAGCACATACACAGCCTAATGTTCTTTGGGGACAG GTTGGGGATGGTGATTCTGACCATTATTGTTGGGAACGTGCCGAGGACATGACAACTCCAAGGACTGCTTACAAGCTAGATGAAAACCATCCGGGTTCAGACCTCGCAGGCGAAACCGCAGCTGCCTTAGCTGCATCCTCCATAGCTTTCAAGCCTTACAACTCTTCCTACTCTAATCTCCTCCTGGTTCACGCAAAACAG CTTTTCTCATTCGCTGATACGTTTAGAGGTCTATATGACAACTCCATTTCGTGTGCTAAGCAATTCTATACTTCATCGGGTTATTCG GATGAGCTGTTATGGGCTGCTGCGTGGCTCTACCGAGCAACCAACGACGAGTACTACTTGAAATATGTGGTGGACAATGCTGTGTATATGGGAGGAACTGGATGGGCGGTAAAAGAATTCTCTTGGGACAACAAATATGCTGGTGTCCAAATCCTTCTCTCAAAG ATCCTTTTGGATGGACAAGGCGGCGCACATACCACCATACTGAAGCAATATCAGGCCAAAGCCGACTACTTTGCTTGTGCTTGTCTGCAAAAGAATGGCGGTTACAATATCTACAAAACCCCTG GTGGGTTGATGTACGTCCGACAATGGAACAACATGCAATATGCCTCTGCAGCTGCATTTCTTCTGGCTGTTTATTCTGACTATCTCAAAGCTGCAAATTCCCAGCTCGCTTGCCCAGATGGCCAAATTCAACCTCAAGACCTCCTCAACTTTGCTCAGTCACAGGCTGACTACATTCTGGGGAAGAACCCCAAATCCATGAGTTACTTGGTTGGATATGGACCAAGATACCCGACCCGTGTACACCACCGGGGTGCTTCCATTGCTTCTGTATATGTTCTCCATTCCATGGTTGGGTGCACTCAAGGATTCGAGAAATGGTACCATCGCTCTGAAGGCGATCCAAATGTCATATATGGAGCTCTTGTAGGAGGCCCTGACAAGAATGACGAGTTCAATGATGACAGATCCAATTATGAACAAACTGAGCCTACAATTTCTGCTTGTGCTCCTCTTGTTGGACTTTTCTCTAAGTTGCAGAGTATAAATGGACTTCCAGCAG GTCCCTATCATAAAGAACCACCGGTTTCCCATCAAACATCACCAA GTTCTTACCACCACGAAATACTAGCACCCAGTACAACACCACCAG CAGAAAATAAAGCTTTGGAGTTCCTTCACTCGATAACTAGCACATGGAGCAGAGGAGAAACAACATATTATAGGCACAAGGTGATAATCAAGAACACGTCCAAGAAGCCAATCACAGATCTTAAGCTGGTGATTGAAAACCTTACGGGGCCTTTATGGGGTCTATCACCAACACAGGAAAAGCATACCTACGAGCTTCCTAAATGGCTAAAAGTTTTGAATCCCGGTTCCACGTGCACTTTCGTCTATGTTCAAGGCGGTCCTCAAGCCATCGTTAACATTCTAAGCTACCACTAA